A part of Streptococcus porcinus genomic DNA contains:
- a CDS encoding ABC transporter substrate-binding protein/permease has protein sequence MKNKIKGVILAILALSFIFSGIASAETVTIVSDTAYAPFEYKDSDQIYKGIDVDIIKEVAKRQKWDYKMTYPGFDAAVNAVQSGQAKALMAGTTITKERQKVFNFSDPYYDTKIVIATQKAKPVRKYSELNGKTVGVKNGTAAQSFLDKNKDTYGFSVKTFDTGDLMYNSLASGSIDAVMDDEPVIQFAIKQSQDLAINMSGEAIGSFGFAVKKGTGHNHLVKDFNKALKAMKADGSYQKIMTKWLGDTTSTSNQALGIASKKAKPEKKSYKIVADSSFAPFEFQNDKGQYVGIDMELIKAIAKEQGFTIEIANPGFDAALNAVQSGQADAVIAGMSITNERKQIFDFSDSYYTSNILLGVKSGSSIKSYEDLKGKTVGAKKGTASYDFLDKNKEKYGYKIKAFDEASSMYDSLNAGSIVGLMDDEAILKYSIQQGRKFDTPIEGEPSGEYGFAVKKGTNPELIEMFNNGLASLKESGKYKSIINNYLASDQDSKGNESSIDETNIFGLLSNNYKQLLAGLGTTLSLTLISFAIAMVIGIIFGMMAVAPSKKIRVISSVFVDVVRGIPLMIVAAFIFWGIPNLIESMTGHQSPINDFLAATIALSLNGGAYIAEIVRGGIEAIPAGQMEASRSLGIPYKITMRKVILPQSVKVMLPNFINQFVISLKDTTIVSAIGLVELFQTGKIIIARNYQSFRMYAILAIIYLIMITLLTRLAKRLEKRLN, from the coding sequence ATGAAGAACAAAATAAAAGGTGTTATCCTTGCTATTTTAGCTCTCAGTTTTATATTTAGTGGTATCGCAAGTGCTGAAACCGTAACAATCGTGTCAGATACAGCTTATGCGCCTTTTGAATATAAAGATTCTGATCAGATTTATAAAGGAATCGATGTTGATATCATCAAAGAGGTCGCTAAACGGCAAAAATGGGATTACAAAATGACTTATCCTGGTTTTGACGCGGCTGTTAATGCTGTTCAATCAGGTCAAGCAAAAGCTTTGATGGCTGGAACTACCATTACTAAAGAACGTCAAAAAGTTTTTAATTTTTCAGATCCCTACTATGATACAAAAATTGTCATTGCCACTCAAAAAGCAAAACCCGTTAGAAAGTACAGTGAATTAAATGGGAAAACAGTAGGTGTTAAAAATGGCACAGCTGCTCAAAGTTTCCTAGATAAGAATAAAGACACCTATGGTTTTTCTGTTAAAACCTTTGACACTGGTGATTTAATGTATAACAGTCTGGCTTCTGGCTCCATTGATGCTGTAATGGATGATGAGCCTGTTATCCAATTTGCTATTAAACAAAGTCAAGATCTTGCTATTAATATGTCTGGTGAAGCTATCGGTTCTTTTGGCTTTGCAGTCAAAAAGGGAACTGGTCACAATCATCTAGTAAAAGATTTTAATAAAGCCCTTAAAGCTATGAAAGCTGATGGAAGCTACCAAAAAATCATGACAAAATGGTTAGGCGATACAACAAGTACATCAAATCAAGCTTTAGGAATTGCCAGCAAAAAAGCAAAACCTGAGAAAAAATCTTACAAAATTGTAGCTGACTCCTCTTTTGCCCCTTTTGAATTCCAAAATGACAAAGGTCAATATGTCGGTATCGATATGGAACTCATTAAAGCTATTGCTAAAGAACAAGGCTTTACCATAGAAATTGCTAACCCTGGTTTTGATGCTGCTTTAAATGCTGTTCAATCAGGTCAAGCTGATGCAGTTATCGCCGGTATGTCTATTACCAACGAGCGCAAGCAAATCTTTGACTTTTCTGACTCTTACTACACTTCTAATATTTTATTAGGTGTCAAATCAGGTTCTTCTATTAAATCATATGAAGACCTCAAAGGAAAGACAGTCGGTGCTAAAAAAGGAACTGCATCATATGACTTCTTAGATAAAAACAAGGAGAAATATGGTTACAAAATAAAAGCATTTGATGAAGCTTCATCTATGTATGATAGTTTAAACGCTGGATCAATTGTTGGTTTAATGGACGATGAAGCTATCCTTAAATACTCTATCCAACAAGGTCGTAAATTTGATACACCAATTGAAGGGGAACCTTCTGGTGAGTATGGCTTTGCCGTTAAAAAAGGCACTAATCCTGAATTGATCGAAATGTTTAATAATGGACTTGCTTCTTTAAAAGAATCTGGGAAATATAAATCCATTATTAATAATTATTTAGCTTCAGATCAAGACTCTAAGGGAAATGAATCTTCTATTGATGAAACTAATATTTTTGGGTTATTGTCAAACAACTATAAACAATTGCTTGCCGGTTTAGGGACAACCTTAAGCTTAACCCTTATTTCCTTTGCTATCGCCATGGTTATCGGGATTATCTTTGGAATGATGGCAGTTGCACCAAGTAAAAAAATCCGCGTCATATCTTCTGTCTTTGTAGATGTTGTACGTGGTATTCCCTTAATGATTGTTGCTGCCTTTATTTTCTGGGGTATTCCTAATCTCATTGAAAGCATGACTGGCCACCAATCACCAATTAACGACTTCTTGGCTGCTACAATTGCACTTTCCTTAAATGGTGGTGCTTATATCGCCGAAATCGTCCGAGGTGGGATTGAAGCAATCCCAGCTGGGCAAATGGAAGCCAGTCGTAGTTTAGGAATTCCTTATAAGATTACCATGCGTAAGGTTATTTTACCGCAATCTGTTAAAGTTATGCTTCCAAACTTTATCAACCAATTTGTTATTTCCTTAAAAGATACCACTATTGTTTCGGCAATTGGTTTAGTAGAACTCTTCCAAACAGGGAAAATCATTATTGCTAGAAACTACCAATCATTCCGAATGTATGCAATCCTAGCTATTATCTACTTGATAATGATTACGCTATTAACACGTTTAGCTAAACGCTTAGAAAAGAGGCTTAATTAA